Sequence from the Herbaspirillum sp. meg3 genome:
TTCAAAACATGCACTTCTCCCGAAAAACGAGAAGGCCAATCATCCAAGTACATTTGATCGCCGCATTTGCCATCCTCCAGTCTGGCAAAGCACCATTCAAGGCAACGCTCCTGCCACCACTTCAATACCTTCAATCCACCCTCGTTACGCAAGAACGTTACGAATTGTACGCAATAAATTCCTGCCGTCCGCGAGTGATCATATTCCGGCGCATATGCATGGGGTGTGATCAAAACATCTTTTCCACCGTCCTCCAGTTCCTGCAAAAGAATCTCTGGAGAACCAAAGAAAAACAGGTCCGCATCTAAATATGTGACGCGTTCTACCGTAATATCGCGGTCAAATACAAACTGCGGCGTAAACGGCGTCAGAGTCCAGCAATATTCTCCTCTGGAACGCCCCTGCTTGATTGCAAGAAGCGCCTCCGTTTCCACTTCACGAAGCGGCAACAGAGAGACATGAGGTAAGTCGAGTTGGCGTAGTTGCGTCTCTGCCAGCTCGTCCATGCAAACAATCCACAAATGAAAAGAGTGAGCATGCTCCATCAAAGAACTATGCAAGCACACGCCCATCGGAAGATAGTTACTATCAAACAGGGTGACATAATGTTCCGTCGTGCTACTTGAATGCATTTACAACCTCAACCACTTTCGCAACATCGTCATCGGTCATCTGTGGATGGCACGGGATCGAAAGACATGTCTTTGCATGCGCCTCAACCGCCGGTAATCCATTGGGGTCAACCCGGACTTCTGCACATGGCCGCTGCTGATGTGCGGGTATCGGATAGTGTGCAAGGTTGGCGACGCCGGCAGCCGTCAAATATTTACTCAAACGATCACGTTCCTCACATCTCACAACGAATAAGTGATACACGTGACTTTTGCTCTGCAACGGCAACGCAAGCATCGTGATGGCTGGATTCTTGACGTTGGCATGGTATGCCTCTGCGACCTCCCGACGGCGTACGGTAAAGCTATCAAGCCACTTCAGACGCTCGGTCAGCATGGCTGCATGTAATTCGTCAAGGCGGCTATTGAGACCGAGCTCCGGATGATGATACCGCTCGCTCTGCCCATAATTGCGTATCACTCGTGCGCGCTCCGCCAATTCGAAGTCGTTGGTAACCAAAGCCCCGGCGTCGCCAATTGCTCCCAGATTCTTGGTCGGATAAAAACTGTAGGCGCCATATGCGCCGAAAGAACCTGCTACATTACCGCTCCACTGCGCAAGATGCGCCTGGGCGCAATCCTCGAGCAACAGAATACCTTGCAGGCGACAGAATTCCTGCCATTTGGCCATGTCAGACAGTTGACCGTACATGTGCACCAACAATACCGCCTTGGTCTTGGAAGAAATACAGCGCGCCACACTGTCCATGCTGGATAAAGCGGTATCGGCATCGATATCGGCCAATACTGGCTGAGCACCCACGCGGAAAATAGCCAGCACAGTCGCAAACGCCGTCATCGGCGTTGTGATCACTTCGTCTCCGGCGCCGATGCCAAGCGTCCGCAAACCTATTTCGATAGCGTCCATCCCATTGGCGACACCTACTGCCTCCGCCACGCCGCAGCAATTGGCCCAAGCCGCCTCAAAATCCTTTACTTCTTTTCCCAGAATGTACCAGCCTGAGCGCAATACACGTTCGACGGCAGCGAGCTGACGCTGCACAAGCTCCTCTGGCTCAGCCTTGAAATCATTCATCAAAATCATTGCATAGACTCCCAATAGTGGCGCCAATGTTGTTGATAATATTCCAGCGATTGACGCAATCCCTGGTCCAGCCCTACTTTGGGTGTCCATCCAAGAGCTGTGCGTATCTTGGTGAAATCGCTATAGTAATCACCGATATCAATCGCCTTGCGCTCCGGCGGAAATGGGACGATTTGATGGCGGCTTCCTGCGTGCATAGCGTCAAGTTTGGCGGCCAAATCCTTGAGATTAATCACTTCAGAGCTGCCGAGGTTGAATATCTCTCCGTTGGAGTCTTCGCTCAAGGCGGCAAGCAATAGCGCATCGACTACATCGTCAACGTAATTAAAGTCACGCAATTGTGTGCCGTCGCCAAAAACCTGAACAGGCTTTCCTTCGACGATATTGCGCATCCATACACCCAGAAAAGTCTGTCTCGCGTCCTTGACGCGCATGCCAGGACCATAGGTATTTGTGAGTCGCAAGGCGCAAGCCTTGATGCCATACACGTTGTTGTAGAGAATGTGGTACCACTCGCCCGCCAACTTATTAATGCCGTTGACGTCCACCGGACGTATGGGATGCGCTTCATCCACCGGCAAGTACGCAGGCTTGCCATACAATTGACGGGTACTGGCAAATACTATCTTTATGGCAGGATTATGCTTCTTGCAGGCTTCCAGTATTGACAATTGTGCCGCTGCATTGATGTCTAGGTCAGTCTGAGGGTTATGCATGGAATCCATGTGACTGGTCTGACCTGCCAGGTTGAAAAGATACTCCTGCCCCCTCAACAAATAAGCCATGGCGAATGGATCGCGTACATCGCTGATATTGATGCTGATACTTTCCTTTATTCCGTCCACATTGAACAGATTACCTCCATACTCGGGAATCAGGCTGTCCACCACAGTCACCTTGGCACCATTTGCGACGAGTGTACGAGCCAGCGCAGAACCGATGAAACCGAGACCTCCGGTAATCAGCACTTTCTTGTCCGCAAAACGATTGAAATAATTCATGTTCTTTGTCATGTCAGCGTTTCCGCCAGATCATTCCTTTATAGAAAAACGGCACAGCGGTCTTGACACCCTCGACCTCCCCACCACCTCCGAGCGCATCAAATTCGGCGATCAATTCGAAATGATCATCCAACAAGCTACGCAAACGCGCCTCACTCAATATCGCACACGGATAACTGGCTGCATATATTTCTGCTGGGACATGCTGTACGCACAAGGCATCATCGTCGAGTACCGACATCGGCGTACGGTCAATGATGATGTAAGCACACCCTGAATCGATAGCCTCCTGCAGTCGTACTGCGACATCTTCGATGTATTGTAGAACGCTGCAAAACAGCACAACATCCGGCCGCATGATTTCCTGCGATGCAGAGATGGTGGACACGAAACGCAAACGATCCGACTCGAACCGAGCCCTTCCATGTTCGACGAAATTGGCTTGCTCAACCACGTGCCAATGCACCATGGGCAGTCGATCAAGAAATGCCCTGCACTGAAAATAAGTACTACCTAGAGCACCACCAAAATCAATCACCCGCAACGCCCCCCCTGTCTCGTTGGCCGCACGTAGCAAACCCGCAAGCAACGGGAAAGGGTATTCAACAACATCAAATGTTACCGAATCACGTTCGTATGCGGCCTCGCCGCGAAGAACCTTGTCTTGTGCAGTCGAGACCCTGTCCAGAATCAGTTGTGCGTCATAACCGACCGAAGCTGCCCGCGCGCTCGCCCAATCTGGATAGGCCCCAACAAAACGCACACCTTTGCGCGCCCATTTTCTATATGCATCAACAAGCAACGGAGGCAAACACATCCGCAGCCAGTAACGAACCCGGCTCCCACTCCTCATACGCGTTTCACCATCGATGACATTTTTTTCCATACGCGCTGTGCCAGCGACACTTTACCCTCGCGGAAGTAACGCGTAAAAGCATCGCGTCCTCCGGTACTATCTTCGATCGCGATAGCCCGAACCGGCACCGGTGTCATGCAAAGCTCCCCGGAATGAGCATCGGTAGGCTGGCAGTGCGTACCGCTGTCATCCATACCAATATTGAGCACCAGACTCTTGCCCGGATACAAGGTAAGCTTGTTCAACAGAAAGGTACTTGCGTACCAGCGGATAGCCCATGAATCGTTCTTTCCGGCAATTTGTGCCTCCAGCATGCCTACATAGTCGGCAGTGCCGTCAAAATCGAACAGCCGCGTCAGCCTTTGTGACTTCAGCGCCTTCAGAAGCTCATCTCCATCGGCATTGAAATCCTGCCAGGCGCGCGCCCAAGTTGCCCATCCCCAACAATCGGCTCCACGCAGGAAAAACGTCTCGGGTAAAACAGTCCCACAGGGATAAACATAACCGTGGATGCTTGCCACTCTGGATTCAGCCTCATAGCGCTGCAAACCTTCGTTCATGTAGGACAAGAAATAGGGGGAAGTCACCAGATCATCTTCCAGCACAATGACGCGTCCATGGTCTCGGCATACCCTGCCAACACCATCAATGATTGAGTCGGCCAACCCGAGATTGCTTTCACGCGCGACCAGAGAGACTGACTTAAAACCTTGGAGCGCATCAAACTGTTGGCGCACTTCCGCGACGGCATGTGCATCAGCGCCACTGCGTGGCGCATCGGAAAAGATAATCAGATCACTATCCTTGGCCAAATGATTTGCCTTGAGCGCAGCCAAGGTCTGTCGCGTATGCTCAGGGCGCTTATAAACAAACAAGGCAATTGGCGCTACTTCCATAGTGATCCTGAAGTCAATGAAACACGGTGGTTTCCGGTAGTTCGAGAAAATGGACTAATCACGGGCGCATTCGCGCCGACGCTTATCGAAAAATGATATTGCACGCTGCTCATTATGGCAAAACAGGGCAGGCACCTGCTACAGCCATCGTAAAGACACCACTTAATTCCCTGTAAATAACAGTATCCGCAACCATGCTTCCGTATTGGCGATGACGCACATCAACTAACTGGCTGCATAAAATAAACGACCGACCCATCCCTTCGCAGAATAAGTCACCGCACCGCACAAACGCCAGCTGGCCTCCAACAAAAGCCGGCGTCCTGCTCGCTCGGCTCGCTCAGCACCCACGAATGGCCGAAATGCTGTTACTAGCACCGCTTTCAACAATCGCAACCCAAGACCGACATGGCGATGCGCCGTCATATGCGCTTCAAAACGGGCAATATCGTCCGTACCAAGACGCCCGGATGGGCGAGCTGCCAGCAAGTCAGCGGCCTCCCGCAGCAAACCGGAAAAGCGCGCTTCATAGGTATGCTCAGCCATAACCCGACGAAAACCACGTTGCGCGGCGGCATCACGCTCTTCGGGATGCTTCAGTAGATGCCTAATTTGAGGAACCAAATCATCGATGGTCGAAAACACTGCCATCTCGGAGCCCACGCTAAAGTATTTCTCAAGCCGTTCAGCTGGTTCTGTCATTAGAAAACCACCGGCACCGGGAACTTCGAAAATACGCGCCTTTATCTGCCGACTCTTGGTCGGCAAGATCCCCTTGAACACAACTCCTGAATCGCCGAAATTCAAAGTAATACGTGATTCGCGGATGATGCTCTGCATTTGCTGCGCTGGCACAACCCCATTGTTCCATCCCTTGCCATAGCAAGCCACCGGAACACCTTGTTGAATCAGCTTGGCAATCCACTGCGGACGATTACCATAAGAAGTGCCGACGAAAGTCACGTCATGCTTGCACTCTGCAGATGGCAACGGCGCAAGCAGCGCATCGGAGTTCGCCGCCCATTGTAAGAGCCTTACATGCGACATACCGCTCGCGCTCGCACGTGCCTGCGCTTCCGGATAGGTAGTGGCGTAGAGGTCAAAATACGGCGCCAGAAATCGAGAAAACTGCGCGTATTTCCAAGAGTCGTCAGTAGCCCAGTTGATCAGCACAGCACGGGACTTCTCGCGCAAGAGCTCAAGCGTCTCCAGCCAGACTTCGTACCCGAAGAGTACAAAAAAGATCGCATCAGGATCTTCGCGAACCACCGTCTTAAGCAAGGCCTGGTTCAGCGCAGCAAAGTCGGTATAGGCGCTCTTATTGTATGACTCAAAAAACACTACGTCATGCCCGAGCTTACGCAGGGCGGGTAGAAAATTGACATACTCATAGCCTTCGCCACGGCGTGGATCGCCATAGTTATGCTCGCCAAAAACACAAAGGATTTTCAAGATTTTTGAAAAGTAAACATACCGCAGCCATATTCAAGATCACGAGCATTTTCGAGTACCACATTCTCATGAAATGCACCCGCGTCATCTACCAAAGAAAAATCCACCAACGTCAACCCGGGAAACATCGCCACGACACTTTCGGCTGCATGCACACGATGCGCATTGAAGCAAATTCGTTCACGCCCCACCGGCAGAGAAAGATACAGCGTTCCTCCCTGCGCTATCACCCGAGCCAATTCACGAGCAGCCTTGTTAGAACCTTCTGGATCAATTGGATCGCCATAGCGCCCCAGACCGATATGCTCAATGACGTGCAAACACGACAGTGAATTTACCGAGTCGTCCGCATTGGACAATGCCAGAATATCGCCACTACCACACGTCAGTCCGGACAAGCGCGCCTTGAGCGGTCGATAATCAATAAAAGTCACGTCCACGAATGCACTCAACACGCTGATCGTAAGCACGCTTGAACTAATATCGAAATGATGTTGCGGCGCTGACGCGCGAAGCTTTCTCGCGAGCCAAGCCCCTTGATAGAAATAGTGAGCGTCGAAGGGAGTATGGGTGCTCCAGTCCCCTAGCGAAGGTTGCATGTCCCCATATCGCAAGATTTGGCCGGTTGCCGCTGCAGCCTTGCGATATCTCGACCAATGCAAAAAAAAGGTCGGCAGATACAGCAAACCGACGATCGGCCTCGGATAGAGCATCGCCTTAACCCAGTTTCTTGCTATCGCTCTCAAATTTAAACTCAATTCTTTACTCCTGCGCAGCACAAAAGGCATTCATCAAACGCCTTCATTTATGTTTTTTGTAGAGACCTAAGGTCTTAAGCACAACCTTGGCAAGAGACCGGGCCAAAAAATAACCGCGCAACTTACACTCACCAACCCAGGAACGTATCCAGAGATTCTTCTTCAATGCCCTCGAGATTTCATCGATCGCCTTGCTACGCGATTGTGTACTGACACCTCCATCGTGAACGCATGTCACCAGCATGGGCACATGCACGACCCGCTCAACCAATGCTCCGCGCAACAGCCATTCATAATCCATGGCAAGTTTGAAAGCGTGATCGAAATTGCCATATTTTTCAAAGTAGGAACGATGCGTCAACATGCTCGGCTGCGGGATCATATGACCGTACATCATCTTGCTCGGCACGAAATCAATGGAGGTACGACTGAGCACTTGCTCGCTTTCGCGATCCAGCAAGTCGCAATCTCCATATAGAATCGCCGGCTGGCTGTATTGCTCAATCAATGTCACCATACGCTCGATTACGTCGGGGCCAGCCAATGCATCGTCGGCGTTCAGGAACAGCACATATTCGCCGGTGGTGTGCGCCAGACCTTTGTTGAAAGCATCGGAAATACCTGCATCCTTTTCACTGATCCAATAGGCATACCTGTCGGCATGAACCTTGATGGCGTCAACAGTCCCGTCCGTAGACCCTCCATC
This genomic interval carries:
- a CDS encoding DegT/DnrJ/EryC1/StrS aminotransferase family protein, whose protein sequence is MILMNDFKAEPEELVQRQLAAVERVLRSGWYILGKEVKDFEAAWANCCGVAEAVGVANGMDAIEIGLRTLGIGAGDEVITTPMTAFATVLAIFRVGAQPVLADIDADTALSSMDSVARCISSKTKAVLLVHMYGQLSDMAKWQEFCRLQGILLLEDCAQAHLAQWSGNVAGSFGAYGAYSFYPTKNLGAIGDAGALVTNDFELAERARVIRNYGQSERYHHPELGLNSRLDELHAAMLTERLKWLDSFTVRRREVAEAYHANVKNPAITMLALPLQSKSHVYHLFVVRCEERDRLSKYLTAAGVANLAHYPIPAHQQRPCAEVRVDPNGLPAVEAHAKTCLSIPCHPQMTDDDVAKVVEVVNAFK
- a CDS encoding NAD-dependent epimerase/dehydratase family protein, with translation MTKNMNYFNRFADKKVLITGGLGFIGSALARTLVANGAKVTVVDSLIPEYGGNLFNVDGIKESISINISDVRDPFAMAYLLRGQEYLFNLAGQTSHMDSMHNPQTDLDINAAAQLSILEACKKHNPAIKIVFASTRQLYGKPAYLPVDEAHPIRPVDVNGINKLAGEWYHILYNNVYGIKACALRLTNTYGPGMRVKDARQTFLGVWMRNIVEGKPVQVFGDGTQLRDFNYVDDVVDALLLAALSEDSNGEIFNLGSSEVINLKDLAAKLDAMHAGSRHQIVPFPPERKAIDIGDYYSDFTKIRTALGWTPKVGLDQGLRQSLEYYQQHWRHYWESMQ
- a CDS encoding methyltransferase, TIGR04325 family; translation: MEKNVIDGETRMRSGSRVRYWLRMCLPPLLVDAYRKWARKGVRFVGAYPDWASARAASVGYDAQLILDRVSTAQDKVLRGEAAYERDSVTFDVVEYPFPLLAGLLRAANETGGALRVIDFGGALGSTYFQCRAFLDRLPMVHWHVVEQANFVEHGRARFESDRLRFVSTISASQEIMRPDVVLFCSVLQYIEDVAVRLQEAIDSGCAYIIIDRTPMSVLDDDALCVQHVPAEIYAASYPCAILSEARLRSLLDDHFELIAEFDALGGGGEVEGVKTAVPFFYKGMIWRKR
- a CDS encoding glycosyltransferase encodes the protein MEVAPIALFVYKRPEHTRQTLAALKANHLAKDSDLIIFSDAPRSGADAHAVAEVRQQFDALQGFKSVSLVARESNLGLADSIIDGVGRVCRDHGRVIVLEDDLVTSPYFLSYMNEGLQRYEAESRVASIHGYVYPCGTVLPETFFLRGADCWGWATWARAWQDFNADGDELLKALKSQRLTRLFDFDGTADYVGMLEAQIAGKNDSWAIRWYASTFLLNKLTLYPGKSLVLNIGMDDSGTHCQPTDAHSGELCMTPVPVRAIAIEDSTGGRDAFTRYFREGKVSLAQRVWKKMSSMVKRV
- a CDS encoding glycosyltransferase, whose translation is MKILCVFGEHNYGDPRRGEGYEYVNFLPALRKLGHDVVFFESYNKSAYTDFAALNQALLKTVVREDPDAIFFVLFGYEVWLETLELLREKSRAVLINWATDDSWKYAQFSRFLAPYFDLYATTYPEAQARASASGMSHVRLLQWAANSDALLAPLPSAECKHDVTFVGTSYGNRPQWIAKLIQQGVPVACYGKGWNNGVVPAQQMQSIIRESRITLNFGDSGVVFKGILPTKSRQIKARIFEVPGAGGFLMTEPAERLEKYFSVGSEMAVFSTIDDLVPQIRHLLKHPEERDAAAQRGFRRVMAEHTYEARFSGLLREAADLLAARPSGRLGTDDIARFEAHMTAHRHVGLGLRLLKAVLVTAFRPFVGAERAERAGRRLLLEASWRLCGAVTYSAKGWVGRLFYAAS
- a CDS encoding DUF268 domain-containing protein is translated as MPFVLRRSKELSLNLRAIARNWVKAMLYPRPIVGLLYLPTFFLHWSRYRKAAAATGQILRYGDMQPSLGDWSTHTPFDAHYFYQGAWLARKLRASAPQHHFDISSSVLTISVLSAFVDVTFIDYRPLKARLSGLTCGSGDILALSNADDSVNSLSCLHVIEHIGLGRYGDPIDPEGSNKAARELARVIAQGGTLYLSLPVGRERICFNAHRVHAAESVVAMFPGLTLVDFSLVDDAGAFHENVVLENARDLEYGCGMFTFQKS
- a CDS encoding glycosyltransferase family 2 protein — protein: MADSMTISALKSDASTPISFAPRISIVTVVRNGVRFIGQTIESVLQQSYPHIEYIVIDGGSTDGTVDAIKVHADRYAYWISEKDAGISDAFNKGLAHTTGEYVLFLNADDALAGPDVIERMVTLIEQYSQPAILYGDCDLLDRESEQVLSRTSIDFVPSKMMYGHMIPQPSMLTHRSYFEKYGNFDHAFKLAMDYEWLLRGALVERVVHVPMLVTCVHDGGVSTQSRSKAIDEISRALKKNLWIRSWVGECKLRGYFLARSLAKVVLKTLGLYKKHK